Proteins found in one Arachis stenosperma cultivar V10309 chromosome 8, arast.V10309.gnm1.PFL2, whole genome shotgun sequence genomic segment:
- the LOC130944811 gene encoding MLO-like protein 1, with product MSGGGAEEEANLEFTPTWVVAAVCTVIVAISLAAERFLHYGGKFLKNKNQKPLYEALQKIKEELMLLGFISLLLTVSQNGITKICVPPSVTRHMLPCSLDEKEKVTVEHLLGQDRFHFERFFSFPRRLLAETRGTETETHALAKTEFCARKNKVPLLSVEALHHLHIFIFVLAVVHVTFSVLTVIFGGARIRQWKHWEDSIAKQNYETDQVLKRKVVDVQQHDFIKGRFSGFGKDSAIVGWLKSFFKQFYGSVTKSDYVTLRHGFIMTHCKANPKFNFHKYMIRALEDDFKQVVGISWYLWVFVVIFLLLNINGWHTYFWIAFIPFILLLAVGTKLEHVITQLAHEVAEKHAAIEGELVVQPSDDHFWFHRPHFVLFLIHFILFQNAFEIAFFFWIWVTYGFDSCIMGQVRYIVPRLIIGVFIQVLCSYSTLPLYAIVTQMGTHFKAAIFREHVQVRLAGWAQEAKKKKGVKADSQPGEGSSHAVAGIQLGSVFQKRASAAEDSASVPKVEGSAE from the exons ATGAGTGGCGGGGGTGCAGAAGAGGAGGCAAATCTAGAGTTCACTCCGACGTGGGTTGTGGCCGCCGTTTGCACTGTAATCGTGGCCATTTCCCTCGCCGCCGAGCGTTTCCTCCATTACGGCGGCAAGTTCCTCAAAAACAAGAACCAGAAGCCCCTATACGAGGCTCTACAGAAAATCAAAGAAG AGCTGATGCTGCTGGGTTTCATTTCTCTGCTTCTCACGGTATCGCAAAACGGCATCACTAAAATCTGCGTTCCTCCGAGCGTGACTCGCCACATGCTCCCCTGCAGCCTCGATGAAAAGGAGAAGGTCACCGTGGAGCATTTACTGGGACAAGACCGTTTCCATTTCGAACGTTTCTTCTCTTTCCCCAGGCGCCTTCTTGCCGAGACCCGAGGGACAGAGACAGAGACACATGCACTCGCTAAGACTGAATTCTGCGCTCGCAAG AACAAGGTACCTTTATTATCTGTGGAAGCGCTGCATCACCTGCACATCTTCATTTTTGTACTGGCCGTCGTTCATGTCACCTTCTCCGTTCTCACTGTTATTTTTGGAGGAGCAAGA ATTCGCCAATGGAAGCACTGGGAAGATTCCATTGCGAAGCAGAACTATGAAACAGACCAAG TTTTGAAACGAAAGGTGGTCGATGTTCAGCAGCATGATTTCATCAAAGGTCGCTTTTCGGGCTTTGGCAAAGATTCTGCCATAGTGGGTTGGTTG AAATCCTTTTTTAAGCAATTTTATGGATCTGTTACAAAGTCAGATTATGTCACACTACGGCATGGTTTCATTATG ACCCACTGCAAGGCGAATCCAAAGTTTAATTTTCACAAGTACATGATTCGGGCCCTTGAAGATGATTTCAAGCAGGTTGTTGGCATAAG TTGGTATCTTTGGGTTTTTGTGGTCATATTCTTGTTGCTCAATATCAATG gtTGGCATACATATTTCTGGatagcttttattcctttcatT CTTCTACTTGCCGTTGGCACTAAGCTGGAGCATGTGATAACACAACTAGCTCATGAAGTAGCTGAAAAGCATGCTGCCATAGAAGGTGAATTAGTTGTACAACCATCAGATGATCACTTTTGGTTTCATCGCCCCCACTTTGTCCTCTTCTTGATCCACTTTATCCTTTTCCAAAATGCTTTTGAGATAGCATTTTTCTTTTGGATATGG GTTACATATGGATTTGACTCTTGTATAATGGGACAAGTTCGTTACATAGTTCCAAGGCTCATTATCGG AGTATTTATCCAGGTACTATGTAGCTACAGCACCCTACCACTGTATGCAATTGTTACACAG ATGGGAACCCATTTTAAGGCAGCAATATTTCGTGAGCATGTGCAAGTGAGGCTTGCTGGTTGGGCACAAGaggcaaagaagaagaaaggggtaaaAGCTGATAGCCAGCCTGGTGAAGGAAGTTCTCATGCTGTTGCAGGAATTCAGCTTGGGTCAGTTTTCCAGAAGAGAGCATCCGCTGCAGAAGACAGTGCTTCTGTACCCAAAGTCGAGGGTTCAGCTGAGTAG